A window of Mesoplasma chauliocola contains these coding sequences:
- a CDS encoding ABC transporter permease subunit codes for MVNKAILKQHFKSNFVLWLILILMPALFVNLIVPLTINATPEGTAQISIILKLAVFTSIGFQVPLIYTIIASNKIMVGEVQTGRITYVIASPLKRTTIINTKIIFMVASLTIGCILNIILTAPIIAMNASKIDISMGGYLTQLIGMFLLLFMTCGITFLASTYFNKAVWSYVVGAGIPILFYILSMLANSSVPALENLKYITLNSLFNETNLLESNGEKFVLASADKWIGQYLAMFVIGTGLFATSAFVFKNKDLLL; via the coding sequence ATGGTTAATAAAGCAATTTTAAAACAACATTTTAAATCAAATTTTGTTCTTTGATTAATCTTAATTTTAATGCCAGCACTATTTGTAAATTTAATAGTTCCTTTAACTATTAATGCGACTCCTGAGGGAACTGCTCAAATTTCAATAATTTTAAAATTAGCAGTGTTTACTTCAATTGGATTTCAAGTACCATTAATTTACACTATTATTGCTTCTAATAAAATAATGGTTGGAGAAGTACAAACAGGTAGAATTACTTATGTTATTGCATCTCCTTTAAAAAGAACAACTATAATTAATACAAAAATAATCTTTATGGTAGCTAGTTTAACAATTGGGTGCATTTTAAATATAATACTAACCGCTCCAATTATTGCGATGAATGCAAGTAAAATAGATATTTCAATGGGTGGTTATTTAACCCAATTAATTGGTATGTTTTTATTATTATTTATGACATGTGGAATTACATTCTTAGCTTCAACATATTTCAATAAGGCTGTTTGGTCTTATGTTGTTGGTGCTGGAATTCCAATTCTATTTTACATTTTGTCAATGTTAGCAAATTCAAGTGTTCCAGCTTTGGAAAACTTAAAATATATTACTTTAAATAGTTTATTTAACGAAACCAATTTATTGGAATCAAATGGTGAAAAATTTGTTTTAGCTTCAGCAGATAAATGAATAGGGCAATATTTGGCTATGTTTGTTATCGGGACAGGTTTATTCGCAACTTCAGCTTTTGTATTTAAAAATAAAGATTTATTATTATAA